A section of the Bradyrhizobium oligotrophicum S58 genome encodes:
- a CDS encoding GNAT family N-acetyltransferase, whose protein sequence is MLTPTLHTARLILRPLALNDAPAIQRHFNNWNVIRNLAAVVPWPYPDDGAETFVRLQLDRITAGEEIYQWVLVLREGDGEAIGNIHFRPRVESVKGHRGFWLAEPYWNRGLMSEAIAAVNDYAFGPLGLDQFTVCNVATNVASRRVKQKTGAEFIGFIDVAHHNGETRSEKWIVRRETWLRSRQPASPPA, encoded by the coding sequence ATGCTCACGCCCACGCTGCATACCGCGCGTTTGATCCTGCGGCCGCTGGCGCTCAACGACGCGCCGGCGATCCAGCGTCATTTCAACAACTGGAACGTCATCCGCAACCTCGCGGCCGTCGTGCCGTGGCCCTATCCGGACGACGGCGCCGAGACGTTCGTCAGGTTGCAGCTCGACAGGATCACCGCAGGCGAGGAGATCTATCAATGGGTCCTCGTGCTGCGCGAGGGCGACGGCGAGGCCATCGGCAACATCCACTTCCGTCCGCGCGTGGAGTCAGTGAAGGGCCATCGCGGCTTCTGGCTCGCCGAGCCCTACTGGAATCGCGGCCTCATGAGCGAGGCCATCGCCGCCGTGAACGACTACGCGTTCGGCCCGCTCGGCCTCGATCAGTTCACCGTCTGCAACGTCGCGACCAATGTCGCCTCACGGCGGGTCAAGCAGAAGACCGGCGCCGAGTTCATCGGCTTCATCGATGTCGCCCACCACAATGGCGAGACCCGATCCGAGAAATGGATCGTGCGGCGGGAGACGTGGCTGCGCAGCAGACAGCCGGCAAGTCCGCCCGCCTGA
- a CDS encoding alpha/beta fold hydrolase, with protein sequence MRDVLCHSRRRFLTLAGTAIAAAQLGPNAARAEGFKPASPLPAIKPGAVTSFAAIKQVTAGELSIGYAELGPAEGPVIVLLHGWPYDIHSFADVAPALAAAGHRVIIPHLRGYGSTRLLSPAASRSGQPVAVAADIVALMDVLGVRTATLAGYDWGARTANIIAALWPERCKAMVSVSGYLIGSQQAGRMPLPPAAELQWWYQFYFATERGREGYDKNRRDFARLIWQTASPKWAFDDATFARSATAFDNPDHVDIVVHNYRWRLGLVPGESKYDALEAKLATFPEITVPTITMEGDANGAPHPAPEAYAKKFTGRYEHRLITGGIGHNLPQEAPQAFAQAIVDVMAGA encoded by the coding sequence ATGCGAGACGTTCTTTGCCACAGCCGCCGCCGTTTCCTCACCCTGGCCGGAACGGCCATTGCTGCCGCTCAGCTCGGTCCCAATGCGGCACGGGCCGAGGGATTCAAACCTGCATCGCCGCTGCCCGCGATCAAGCCGGGAGCGGTGACCTCCTTTGCCGCGATCAAGCAGGTCACGGCGGGTGAGCTCAGCATCGGCTATGCCGAGCTGGGTCCCGCCGAGGGCCCCGTGATCGTCCTGCTGCACGGCTGGCCGTATGACATTCACAGCTTCGCCGACGTCGCGCCGGCGCTGGCCGCTGCCGGTCATCGCGTGATCATTCCTCATCTGCGCGGCTACGGCTCGACGCGGCTGCTGTCGCCGGCCGCCTCGCGCAGCGGACAGCCGGTCGCGGTCGCCGCCGACATCGTCGCGCTGATGGATGTGCTCGGCGTCAGGACGGCGACGCTCGCCGGCTATGATTGGGGCGCGCGCACCGCCAACATCATCGCCGCGCTGTGGCCGGAGCGTTGCAAGGCGATGGTCTCGGTCAGCGGCTATCTGATCGGCAGCCAGCAGGCCGGCCGCATGCCGCTGCCCCCGGCGGCCGAGCTGCAATGGTGGTATCAGTTCTACTTCGCGACCGAGCGCGGCCGCGAAGGCTATGACAAGAACCGGCGCGACTTTGCCAGGCTGATCTGGCAGACGGCCTCGCCGAAATGGGCGTTCGATGACGCGACCTTCGCCCGCAGCGCGACAGCGTTCGACAATCCCGATCACGTCGACATCGTCGTGCACAATTACCGCTGGCGCCTCGGCCTCGTGCCGGGCGAGTCGAAATACGACGCGCTGGAGGCCAAGCTCGCGACATTCCCGGAGATCACGGTGCCGACCATCACGATGGAAGGCGATGCCAACGGCGCGCCACATCCCGCGCCCGAGGCCTATGCCAAGAAGTTCACCGGCCGCTACGAGCACCGCCTGATCACCGGCGGCATCGGCCACAATCTGCCCCAGGAGGCGCCGCAGGCGTTTGCGCAGGCCATCGTCGACGTGATGGCCGGCGCGTAG
- a CDS encoding winged helix-turn-helix domain-containing protein, with amino-acid sequence MLYRFDDFVLDPGRRELRRGSDLVAMEPQVFDLLAFLIRTRDRVVSRDDVLAEVWGGRIVSEATLASRISAARSAIGDSGEAQRLIRTIPRKGIRFVGDVREQDDPAKTPTAVTSAPALDSPAIAVLPFTNMSGDPEQDYFADGMVEDIITALSRCSGLAVIARNSSFIYKGRAVDIREVGRELGVGYVLEGSVRRAGARLRISGQLIDAVSGAHLWADRFDGDLTDLFALQDRITESVVAAIEPTLELAEGERRRAAPRPHPDAYDLLLRAASLRDAFTPDSLAAALVCLDQALAIDPICAPAMAASAYCQALRHFQGWSAAGEDYRADAVALAWQASERAPNDAQVLWMAAFAIWNMADDIAPARELFRRSLAINPNSAMALTLSGWIEIMSGHPAEGRAMIERAQRLNPRDPRGWFAAGAMAICAVAESDFDGGIKWAEAALAQNRRFAVALRVLIVALVGSGDVARANEVARRLLMVEPDLTVSGFLSRIPFPVRAMATTYAEALRAAGVPA; translated from the coding sequence ATGCTGTATCGCTTCGATGATTTCGTGCTGGACCCCGGCCGCCGCGAGCTGCGCCGTGGCAGCGACCTGGTTGCGATGGAACCACAGGTGTTCGACCTGCTGGCGTTCCTGATCAGGACGCGTGACCGCGTCGTCAGCCGCGACGACGTCCTGGCCGAGGTGTGGGGCGGCCGCATCGTCTCGGAGGCGACGCTGGCGAGCCGGATCAGCGCGGCGCGGAGCGCGATCGGCGACAGCGGCGAGGCGCAGCGCCTGATCCGCACCATCCCGCGCAAGGGCATCCGCTTCGTCGGTGACGTTCGCGAGCAGGACGACCCGGCCAAGACTCCGACAGCGGTCACGTCGGCGCCGGCCCTCGACAGCCCCGCCATTGCCGTGCTGCCCTTCACCAACATGAGCGGTGATCCCGAGCAGGACTATTTCGCCGACGGCATGGTCGAGGATATCATCACGGCGCTGTCCCGCTGCAGCGGCCTTGCCGTCATCGCGCGCAACTCCTCCTTCATCTACAAGGGCCGTGCGGTCGACATTCGCGAGGTCGGGCGCGAGCTCGGCGTCGGCTATGTGCTGGAAGGCAGCGTGCGGCGCGCAGGGGCGCGCCTGCGCATCAGCGGGCAGCTGATCGATGCCGTCTCCGGCGCGCATCTGTGGGCCGACCGCTTCGACGGCGATCTGACCGACCTGTTCGCGCTGCAGGACCGCATCACCGAAAGCGTGGTGGCGGCGATCGAGCCGACCCTGGAGCTAGCCGAAGGCGAGCGCCGCCGCGCGGCGCCGCGGCCGCATCCGGACGCCTATGACCTGCTGCTGCGCGCCGCCAGCCTGCGCGACGCCTTCACACCGGACAGCCTCGCCGCCGCCCTCGTTTGCCTCGATCAGGCGCTGGCGATCGATCCCATCTGTGCGCCCGCGATGGCCGCGAGCGCCTACTGCCAGGCGCTCCGCCACTTCCAGGGCTGGAGCGCGGCCGGCGAAGACTATCGCGCCGATGCCGTGGCGCTGGCCTGGCAGGCGAGCGAGCGCGCCCCCAACGACGCACAGGTGCTGTGGATGGCGGCGTTCGCGATCTGGAACATGGCCGACGACATCGCCCCGGCGCGCGAGCTGTTTCGGCGCTCGCTCGCCATCAATCCCAATTCGGCGATGGCGCTCACCTTGAGCGGCTGGATCGAGATCATGTCCGGACATCCCGCCGAAGGCCGGGCGATGATCGAACGCGCCCAGCGGCTGAACCCGCGCGATCCCCGCGGCTGGTTCGCGGCCGGCGCAATGGCGATCTGCGCTGTCGCGGAGAGCGATTTCGATGGCGGGATAAAGTGGGCCGAGGCTGCGCTGGCGCAGAATCGACGCTTTGCGGTCGCGCTCCGGGTCCTGATCGTGGCGCTGGTGGGCAGCGGCGACGTGGCGCGTGCCAACGAGGTCGCACGTCGGCTCCTGATGGTGGAACCCGATCTCACGGTGTCGGGATTCCTGAGCCGGATCCCATTTCCCGTCCGCGCCATGGCCACAACCTATGCGGAAGCCCTGCGGGCCGCAGGCGTGCCGGCCTGA
- a CDS encoding Flp family type IVb pilin, whose protein sequence is MKKLLLKFYEDESGATAIEYGLIAAGIALAIITILNKLGLTLLGIFTTLLTKLNGG, encoded by the coding sequence ATGAAGAAATTGCTTCTCAAATTTTACGAGGATGAATCGGGCGCGACTGCAATCGAGTACGGCCTGATCGCTGCGGGGATTGCACTTGCGATCATCACCATACTCAACAAGCTGGGCCTGACACTTTTAGGTATCTTCACCACGCTGTTGACGAAGCTCAACGGAGGCTGA
- a CDS encoding AMP-binding protein, whose protein sequence is MLIPMADVPRWYAERKPKDSIAVQHGTDALTWEQLERRANARARAFAAKGVKPGDFVAIGLPNGNALFETSFAVWKCGATPTSLSWRLPRGEAAAVLEILKPSLVVGGEADWNAPNALPADFTPQGFSDEPFTAPVARYWKAMTSGGSTGRPKVILDHQPAVTDTAAEPPLGIPKGASLLNPGPLYHNAPFIVSHYALFAGGTLTGMVKFDAEETLRLIQAQRIQWVNFVPTMMHRIWALPETVRNAYDVSSLKMVFHMAAPMPPWLKEKWIEWLGPERVYELYGGTERQGRTIISGTEWLQHKGSVGKIDESCGLRILDPQGNDVAPGESGEIYFLPADGAGSTYHYLGAEPKRRADGWESLGDIGRLDADGYLYLGDRLADMILRGGANIYPAEVEAALMAHPDIRSCVVVGLPDPELGQRVHAIVEIDRAKDAQAVVDGMGAFLADRLSRYKHPESYELVNVMLRDDSGKVRRTLLRDERAAWMTDGRDFRIMPLRARSAAD, encoded by the coding sequence ATGCTGATCCCGATGGCGGATGTGCCGCGCTGGTATGCCGAGCGCAAGCCGAAAGACAGCATCGCGGTTCAGCACGGAACGGATGCACTGACCTGGGAGCAGCTCGAACGCCGCGCCAATGCCCGCGCCCGGGCCTTTGCCGCCAAGGGCGTCAAGCCCGGCGACTTCGTCGCCATCGGCCTGCCCAACGGCAATGCGTTGTTCGAGACCAGCTTCGCGGTGTGGAAATGCGGCGCGACGCCGACATCGTTGTCATGGCGATTGCCGCGCGGCGAAGCGGCTGCCGTGCTCGAGATCCTCAAGCCATCGCTGGTCGTCGGCGGCGAGGCGGACTGGAATGCACCGAACGCGCTGCCGGCTGATTTCACGCCTCAGGGTTTCTCGGACGAGCCGTTCACCGCGCCGGTCGCGCGCTATTGGAAAGCGATGACGTCAGGCGGCTCGACCGGACGGCCGAAGGTGATCCTCGACCATCAGCCTGCGGTGACCGACACGGCGGCCGAGCCACCGCTCGGAATTCCAAAAGGAGCATCGCTGCTCAATCCCGGCCCGCTGTATCACAACGCGCCGTTCATCGTGTCGCACTACGCGCTGTTCGCCGGCGGCACCTTGACCGGGATGGTGAAGTTCGATGCCGAGGAGACGCTGCGACTGATCCAGGCGCAGCGCATCCAATGGGTCAATTTCGTGCCGACCATGATGCACCGGATCTGGGCGCTGCCGGAGACGGTGCGCAACGCCTACGATGTCTCCAGCCTGAAGATGGTATTCCACATGGCGGCGCCGATGCCGCCATGGCTGAAGGAGAAATGGATCGAATGGCTCGGGCCGGAGCGCGTCTATGAGCTCTACGGCGGCACCGAGCGCCAGGGCCGCACCATCATCTCCGGCACCGAATGGCTGCAGCACAAGGGCTCAGTGGGCAAGATCGACGAGAGCTGCGGCCTGCGCATTCTCGATCCCCAAGGCAACGACGTCGCGCCCGGCGAGAGCGGCGAGATCTATTTCCTGCCGGCCGATGGCGCCGGCAGCACCTATCACTATCTCGGCGCCGAGCCGAAGCGGCGGGCCGACGGCTGGGAGTCGCTCGGCGACATCGGCCGGCTCGATGCTGACGGCTATCTCTATCTCGGCGATCGCCTGGCCGACATGATCCTGCGCGGCGGCGCCAACATCTATCCGGCCGAGGTCGAGGCGGCGCTGATGGCGCATCCCGACATCCGCTCCTGCGTGGTCGTCGGCCTGCCTGATCCGGAGCTCGGGCAGCGCGTGCATGCCATCGTCGAGATTGACCGAGCCAAGGATGCGCAGGCCGTCGTCGACGGCATGGGCGCGTTTCTGGCCGATCGCCTCAGCCGCTACAAGCATCCGGAAAGTTATGAGTTGGTGAACGTGATGCTGCGCGACGATTCCGGCAAGGTACGCCGGACCCTGCTGCGCGACGAGCGCGCGGCCTGGATGACGGACGGCCGCGACTTTCGCATCATGCCGCTGCGGGCGCGATCGGCGGCCGACTGA
- a CDS encoding FAD-binding oxidoreductase — MISRRRFLRTASAAAALPLARLSKARAELRTILNDASRLNPTPVAKHVVISKPATDDLIARLRAELKEAAAAKRPVTAAVARHSMGGQSLPRDGTAVTLDGGPIELDTAARTYRTSAGNRWWDVIAALDPRGFSPAVMQSNSDFGVGSTFCVNAHGWPVPYGPFGSTVKSIRMLLADGTLVQCSRSENAELFGLAMGGYGLFGIIVDLEVEMTPNVLLEPRFERMAPEQFAEKFTRSIDGDANVKMAYGRMSVSRKAFFDDALLVTFRPASNAPAALPPVASSGKLTGVANTIYRAQTGWEVAKGLRWFMETRLGPAISDNHYTRNSLMAEPVANLAQKDMHRTDILHEYFVAPERFGDFLAACRDIIPKARAEFLNVTLRYVAEDKTPALTIAPVRRIAAVMSFSQLATPEGEIDMLRTTEALIDRITAIGGAFYLPYRLHARRDQVEKAYPAAASFVAAKRRYDPNLLFRNAMWDAYFA; from the coding sequence ATGATATCGAGACGACGGTTTCTGCGCACCGCGAGCGCCGCTGCGGCCCTGCCACTCGCCCGGCTTTCGAAGGCCCGCGCCGAGCTGCGCACGATCCTCAACGATGCCAGCCGGCTCAACCCGACGCCGGTGGCCAAGCATGTCGTGATCTCGAAGCCGGCCACCGACGATTTGATCGCGCGCCTGCGTGCCGAGCTGAAGGAGGCTGCGGCCGCGAAGCGTCCGGTGACCGCGGCGGTGGCCCGGCATTCGATGGGCGGCCAGAGCCTGCCGCGCGACGGCACCGCCGTGACGCTCGACGGCGGCCCGATCGAGCTCGACACGGCGGCGCGCACGTATCGCACCTCGGCCGGCAACCGCTGGTGGGATGTCATTGCCGCCCTCGACCCCAGGGGCTTCTCGCCCGCCGTGATGCAGTCCAACAGCGATTTCGGCGTCGGCAGCACGTTCTGCGTCAATGCCCATGGCTGGCCGGTGCCCTACGGCCCGTTCGGCTCCACGGTGAAATCGATCCGCATGCTGCTCGCCGACGGCACCCTGGTGCAATGCTCGCGCAGCGAGAATGCCGAACTGTTCGGCCTTGCGATGGGCGGCTACGGCCTGTTCGGAATCATCGTCGACCTCGAGGTCGAGATGACGCCGAACGTCCTGCTTGAACCGCGCTTCGAGCGGATGGCGCCGGAGCAGTTCGCAGAAAAATTCACGCGCAGCATCGACGGCGATGCCAATGTGAAGATGGCCTATGGCCGGATGTCGGTGTCGCGCAAGGCGTTCTTCGACGACGCGCTGCTGGTCACCTTCCGCCCGGCGTCCAATGCGCCCGCGGCCCTGCCGCCGGTCGCGAGCTCGGGCAAGCTGACGGGCGTCGCCAACACGATCTACCGCGCACAGACCGGCTGGGAGGTCGCCAAGGGCCTGCGCTGGTTCATGGAGACGCGGCTCGGCCCCGCCATCTCCGACAACCACTATACCCGCAACTCGCTGATGGCCGAGCCGGTCGCCAACCTGGCGCAGAAGGACATGCACCGGACCGACATCCTGCATGAATATTTCGTCGCGCCCGAGCGCTTCGGCGACTTCCTCGCCGCCTGTCGCGACATCATTCCCAAGGCGCGTGCGGAATTCCTCAACGTCACCTTGCGCTACGTCGCCGAGGACAAGACGCCGGCGCTCACCATCGCCCCGGTGCGCCGGATCGCGGCCGTGATGTCGTTCTCGCAATTGGCGACGCCGGAAGGCGAGATCGACATGCTGCGCACGACCGAGGCACTGATCGATCGCATCACCGCGATCGGCGGCGCGTTCTATCTGCCCTATCGTCTGCATGCCCGCCGCGACCAGGTCGAGAAGGCCTATCCGGCGGCAGCGAGCTTCGTCGCGGCCAAGCGGCGCTATGATCCCAACCTCCTGTTCCGCAATGCGATGTGGGACGCTTACTTCGCATGA
- a CDS encoding DUF4383 domain-containing protein, whose protein sequence is MTTSAAIGFSLDRYRIAALALAVALLFAAATDYIPAFIDAQGRVFGLFQLDIYKDALHVASGLWALASMLSRRSAVFFLRVFGTLYFLDGVMGVFTGSGYLDLSIFIDGIRDTSWLVKFLSSLPHLALGAIGITVGWSPWGARPASA, encoded by the coding sequence ATGACGACATCAGCTGCAATTGGTTTCTCGCTGGACCGCTATCGCATCGCCGCGCTCGCGCTCGCCGTGGCGCTGCTGTTTGCCGCAGCGACCGACTACATCCCCGCCTTCATCGATGCGCAGGGACGGGTGTTCGGCCTGTTCCAGCTCGACATCTACAAGGACGCGCTGCATGTCGCTTCCGGCCTATGGGCGCTCGCGTCGATGCTGTCGCGGCGGAGCGCAGTCTTCTTCCTGCGGGTGTTCGGCACGCTCTATTTCCTGGATGGTGTGATGGGCGTGTTCACCGGCTCGGGCTATCTCGACCTTTCGATCTTCATCGATGGCATCCGCGACACGTCGTGGCTGGTGAAATTTCTTTCCAGCCTGCCGCATCTCGCACTCGGCGCGATCGGCATCACGGTCGGCTGGTCGCCTTGGGGCGCGAGACCCGCATCAGCATGA
- a CDS encoding S1C family serine protease encodes MPSLTEWKVPFAFQPRAEDYQYDLDQALSSIVGLHAIIPPDAFSAETLGTERAGNAVVIDEGLVLTIGYLITEAESVWLHLNDGRVVEGHVLGFDFATGFGLVQALGQLDLPPLPLGSSAATKIGDQVVLGGAGGRTRSVASQIIAKQEFAGYWEYLLDEAIFTHPAHPNWGGTGLLSAKGELIGIGSLQLERERDSKAEHVNMIVPIDLLKPIIDDLRRFGRVNKPARPWLGMFATEVDDRVVVIGVSNNGPAARAELKAGDVILGINGDKVTTQSEFYRKLWALGDAGVDVPLTVHHEGVTFDVTVTSTDRAKLLKAPRLH; translated from the coding sequence ATGCCTTCTTTGACCGAATGGAAAGTGCCGTTCGCCTTCCAGCCTCGCGCCGAAGACTACCAATATGATCTCGATCAAGCGCTGTCCTCGATCGTGGGCCTGCATGCCATCATTCCGCCCGATGCGTTCAGCGCGGAAACGCTCGGCACCGAGCGCGCCGGCAATGCCGTGGTGATCGACGAAGGCTTGGTGCTCACGATCGGCTATTTGATCACCGAGGCCGAATCCGTCTGGCTGCACCTCAATGACGGGCGGGTGGTCGAAGGGCATGTGCTCGGGTTCGATTTCGCCACCGGCTTCGGCCTGGTGCAGGCGCTCGGCCAGCTCGACCTGCCCCCGTTGCCGCTCGGCTCGTCGGCGGCGACCAAGATCGGCGATCAGGTCGTGCTCGGCGGCGCCGGCGGCCGGACGCGATCCGTCGCGAGCCAGATCATCGCCAAGCAGGAATTCGCCGGCTATTGGGAGTATCTGCTGGACGAGGCGATCTTCACCCATCCCGCGCATCCGAATTGGGGCGGAACCGGCCTGCTGTCGGCCAAGGGCGAGCTGATCGGCATCGGATCGCTGCAGTTGGAACGCGAGCGTGACAGCAAGGCCGAGCACGTCAACATGATCGTGCCGATCGATCTGTTGAAGCCGATCATCGACGATCTCCGCCGGTTCGGCCGCGTCAACAAGCCCGCGCGTCCCTGGCTCGGCATGTTTGCGACCGAGGTCGACGACCGCGTCGTGGTGATCGGCGTTTCCAACAATGGCCCGGCCGCGCGCGCCGAGTTGAAGGCGGGCGATGTCATCCTCGGAATCAACGGCGACAAGGTGACGACCCAGAGCGAATTCTATCGCAAGCTCTGGGCGCTCGGTGACGCCGGCGTCGACGTGCCGCTGACGGTGCATCACGAGGGCGTCACGTTCGATGTCACGGTGACGTCGACCGACCGCGCAAAACTGCTGAAGGCGCCGCGGCTGCACTGA